The following are encoded together in the Pseudomonas maumuensis genome:
- a CDS encoding putative porin: MKCPVNRLTLALGLLAAATAVGPAVAHAAPSENATVNLIRLLVEQGVLKQDKADALIAQAEREAQQARAGSAAPIVAQAPAANGEVRVQYVPAIVRQQIRDEIKAEVMNTAKQENWAAPNTFPDWASRISFDGDLRLRYESRGYADGNSNEIVDFAKLNDKGPYDVNANSGSSLPPLLNTREDRDSLLRLRARFGLKAQLADNWVAGIRVATGSNNNPVSTTQNLGGGFGKKDIWLDQGYVTWTPSERLTLTGGRIANPFMSTDILYSHDLNFDGVAAIFDQPLNRDLSLFGTVGAFPVQYSDDSASSNGLDKEDSDNKWLYGAQLGAKWALNDHHRLKGAMAYYRFDDIAGERSSPCAPWDGQPACDSDETRPTFMQKGNTVFLLRDITPNPANPAATPQPQFVGIASEFELLDLNLVWDADLPHDFKLRSQANYIHNLAYDEGDMRKRSAGQLANNIDENGNIKSGADAWMLQFTLGNALDMRKAGDWNLFAGYKRIEPDALPDGFNDSSFHLGGTNAKGYFLGGNYGLADNVYATARWLSSEAVYGAPFDIDVLQLEVNTRF; encoded by the coding sequence ATGAAGTGCCCAGTCAACCGATTGACCCTGGCGCTCGGCCTGCTGGCCGCCGCCACCGCGGTCGGTCCGGCCGTCGCCCACGCCGCGCCGTCGGAGAACGCGACCGTCAACCTGATCCGCCTGCTGGTGGAACAGGGCGTGCTCAAGCAGGACAAGGCCGACGCGCTGATCGCCCAGGCCGAGCGCGAGGCCCAGCAGGCGCGGGCTGGCAGCGCCGCGCCGATCGTCGCTCAGGCCCCCGCGGCCAACGGTGAAGTGCGCGTGCAGTATGTGCCGGCCATCGTCCGCCAGCAGATCCGCGACGAAATCAAGGCCGAGGTGATGAACACCGCCAAGCAGGAAAACTGGGCCGCGCCCAACACCTTCCCCGACTGGGCCTCGCGCATCAGCTTCGACGGCGACCTGCGCCTGCGCTACGAATCGCGCGGCTACGCCGACGGCAACAGCAACGAGATCGTCGACTTCGCCAAGCTCAACGACAAGGGCCCGTACGACGTCAACGCCAACAGCGGCTCGAGCCTGCCGCCGCTGCTCAACACCCGCGAGGACCGCGACAGCCTCCTGCGCCTGCGCGCGCGCTTCGGCCTCAAGGCCCAGCTGGCGGACAACTGGGTGGCCGGCATCCGCGTCGCCACCGGCTCCAACAACAATCCGGTGTCGACCACCCAGAACCTCGGTGGCGGCTTCGGCAAGAAGGACATCTGGCTCGACCAGGGCTATGTCACCTGGACGCCCAGCGAGCGACTGACGTTGACCGGCGGGCGCATCGCCAATCCGTTCATGTCCACCGATATCCTCTATTCCCATGACCTCAACTTCGATGGCGTGGCGGCGATCTTCGACCAGCCGCTGAACCGCGACCTCAGCCTGTTCGGCACCGTTGGCGCGTTCCCTGTGCAGTACAGCGACGACAGCGCCAGCAGCAATGGCCTGGACAAGGAGGACAGCGACAACAAGTGGCTGTACGGCGCGCAGCTGGGCGCGAAATGGGCGCTCAACGACCATCACCGCCTCAAGGGCGCGATGGCCTACTACCGCTTCGACGACATCGCCGGCGAGCGCTCCAGCCCCTGCGCGCCCTGGGATGGCCAGCCGGCCTGTGACAGCGACGAAACCCGGCCGACCTTCATGCAGAAGGGCAACACGGTGTTCCTGCTGCGCGATATCACGCCCAATCCGGCCAACCCGGCGGCGACGCCGCAGCCGCAGTTCGTCGGCATCGCCTCGGAGTTCGAGCTGCTCGACCTGAACCTGGTATGGGACGCCGACCTGCCCCATGACTTCAAGCTGCGCAGCCAGGCCAACTACATCCACAACCTGGCCTACGACGAGGGCGACATGCGCAAGCGTTCGGCCGGCCAGTTGGCCAACAACATCGACGAGAACGGCAACATCAAGAGCGGCGCCGACGCCTGGATGTTGCAGTTCACCCTGGGCAACGCCCTGGACATGCGCAAGGCCGGCGACTGGAACCTGTTCGCCGGTTACAAGCGCATCGAGCCTGACGCACTGCCGGACGGCTTCAACGACTCGAGCTTCCACCTCGGCGGCACCAACGCCAAGGGCTATTTCCTCGGTGGCAACTACGGCCTGGCCGACAACGTCTACGCTACAGCCCGTTGGTTGAGCAGCGAGGCAGTCTACGGCGCGCCGTTTGACATCGATGTGCTACAACTTGAAGTCAACACGCGGTTCTAG
- a CDS encoding DUF2341 domain-containing protein encodes MQRLILTLLLCLGFALPGSASAWWQDDWMYRKQIAVDTTPQGAGLTQALGRTALLVRLHTGNFSFDGVSETGADIRFVAADDKTVLNHHVEQFDPLMGMALIWVDVPRIEAGQRQDLWMYYGNPKAQAPAGQPSFDADYTALYHFDGATARDASPYGNQLQGPTVSVDGVIGRAIQIGGQALQLPASASLQLPAGAAFSFSTWLRQDQAVGEQLLLARREAGHSLLLGLAEGVPFIEVDGQRAGANQALGAGQWQHLALVGEGGNLTLLVEGQPVARLAASLAAFSGAIGIGGDLPAGEGEAAGHYATFVGALDELRVSRVARSQASLQADVLAQGAESRLVVYGVDEEQSGFGFGGLGFLLKAVPVDAWVIIAILVLMMVQSWVIMLRKQRTLNRVTAANTQFREHFATVGTRLEQFADDQVLHQRLTDSSLWRLYLVAVQEIRTRRAQGADTSEVSAATIEAIRCSMDGVRTRENQALSAKLSTLSNAIAGGPYIGLLGTVLGIMVVFLGTAMAGDVNINAIAPGMAAALLATAMGLFVAIPALFGYNRLTTRNREVSADMRVFVDEFITRLAELHGEGQAGEAAHRTAGRTVNPSVPA; translated from the coding sequence ATGCAACGCCTGATATTGACCTTGCTGCTGTGCCTGGGCTTCGCCCTGCCGGGCAGCGCCAGTGCCTGGTGGCAGGACGACTGGATGTACCGCAAGCAGATCGCCGTGGACACCACGCCCCAGGGCGCCGGCCTGACCCAGGCCCTGGGCCGCACCGCGCTGCTGGTGCGTCTGCACACCGGCAACTTCAGCTTCGACGGCGTCAGCGAAACCGGCGCGGATATCCGCTTCGTCGCTGCCGACGACAAGACGGTGCTCAACCACCATGTCGAGCAGTTCGATCCACTGATGGGCATGGCGCTGATCTGGGTCGACGTACCCCGTATAGAAGCGGGCCAGCGCCAGGACCTGTGGATGTACTACGGCAACCCCAAGGCCCAGGCACCTGCCGGGCAGCCGAGCTTCGATGCCGACTACACCGCGCTCTACCACTTCGACGGTGCCACCGCCCGCGACGCCAGCCCTTATGGCAACCAGCTGCAAGGGCCGACGGTCAGCGTCGATGGTGTGATTGGCCGGGCCATCCAGATCGGTGGCCAAGCCTTGCAACTGCCCGCCAGCGCCTCGCTGCAACTGCCGGCGGGCGCGGCGTTCAGCTTCAGCACCTGGCTGCGCCAGGACCAGGCGGTGGGTGAGCAACTGCTGCTGGCGCGCCGCGAGGCCGGCCACAGCCTGCTGCTCGGCCTGGCCGAAGGCGTGCCCTTCATCGAGGTGGACGGCCAGCGCGCCGGCGCCAATCAGGCGCTCGGCGCCGGCCAATGGCAGCACCTGGCGCTGGTGGGCGAGGGCGGCAACCTCACGCTGCTGGTCGAAGGCCAGCCGGTCGCGCGACTGGCCGCGAGCCTGGCGGCTTTCAGCGGCGCCATCGGCATCGGTGGCGACCTTCCCGCGGGCGAGGGCGAGGCTGCCGGCCACTACGCGACCTTTGTCGGTGCCCTGGACGAGCTGCGTGTTTCCCGCGTCGCCCGCAGCCAGGCCAGCCTGCAGGCCGACGTGCTGGCCCAGGGTGCCGAGTCGCGGCTGGTGGTCTATGGCGTCGACGAGGAACAATCCGGCTTCGGCTTCGGTGGCCTGGGCTTCCTGCTCAAGGCGGTGCCGGTGGACGCCTGGGTGATCATCGCCATCCTGGTGCTGATGATGGTGCAGTCGTGGGTGATCATGCTGCGCAAGCAGCGCACCCTCAACCGCGTCACCGCCGCCAACACCCAGTTCCGCGAGCACTTCGCCACGGTCGGTACACGCCTGGAGCAGTTCGCCGATGATCAGGTTCTGCATCAGCGGCTGACCGACTCCTCGCTGTGGCGTCTGTACCTGGTGGCGGTGCAGGAAATCCGCACCCGCCGCGCCCAGGGCGCCGACACCAGTGAAGTGTCCGCGGCCACCATCGAAGCCATCCGCTGCTCCATGGACGGCGTGCGTACCCGCGAGAACCAGGCGCTGTCGGCGAAACTGTCGACCCTGTCCAACGCCATCGCCGGCGGCCCCTACATCGGCCTGCTGGGCACGGTGCTGGGGATCATGGTGGTGTTCCTCGGCACCGCCATGGCCGGCGACGTCAACATCAATGCCATCGCCCCGGGCATGGCCGCGGCGCTGCTGGCCACCGCCATGGGCCTGTTCGTCGCCATCCCCGCGTTGTTCGGCTACAACCGCCTGACCACGCGCAACCGCGAAGTCAGCGCCGACATGCGGGTGTTCGTCGACGAGTTCATCACCCGCCTGGCCGAGCTGCACGGCGAGGGCCAGGCCGGTGAAGCGGCGCACCGCACTGCCGGGCGCACTGTCAACCCATCGGTTCCGGCGTGA
- a CDS encoding ExbD/TolR family protein, with the protein MASVNNAQDDDADAAVDSINITPLVDVLMVVLVMFILTATAQVSGIQVQLPKASATVSLAQPKTKAISINDAGQVFLDAYPVTLQELEDRLRSEKARSPDFPLIVRGDAGVQYQKVVEVLDLLRRLELAQVGLVTGKPNQG; encoded by the coding sequence ATGGCATCCGTGAACAACGCCCAAGACGACGACGCCGACGCCGCAGTCGACAGCATCAACATCACCCCGCTGGTGGATGTGCTGATGGTGGTGCTGGTGATGTTCATCCTCACCGCCACCGCGCAGGTCTCCGGGATCCAGGTGCAACTGCCCAAGGCCAGCGCCACGGTGTCGCTGGCCCAGCCCAAGACCAAGGCGATCTCGATCAACGATGCCGGCCAGGTATTCCTCGATGCCTACCCGGTGACGCTGCAGGAGCTGGAGGACCGCCTGCGCAGCGAAAAGGCGCGCAGCCCGGATTTCCCGTTGATCGTGCGCGGTGACGCGGGCGTGCAGTACCAGAAGGTGGTCGAGGTGCTCGACCTGCTGCGCCGTCTCGAACTGGCCCAGGTCGGGCTGGTCACCGGCAAGCCGAACCAGGGGTGA
- a CDS encoding transposase encodes MGTMERYTKVGMQELDQRLAKIVEAARKQPVSVYRYGAPWVWIVSQDDWQGALREVASCVPPGHSLALLKPRIEALLEAHQPALALLAEQQGMIIAPCTLMHVLLLQLLYSVPSEKQLYEQLNYNLLFRWFAGLELKSRVWNFSLFSHDLGVLLSSAMAVSLLQRMVDEVLGASLQAMPEFSLNLALLHSWLARHQGQPATSDNH; translated from the coding sequence ATGGGCACTATGGAACGCTACACGAAAGTGGGAATGCAGGAGCTCGACCAGCGTCTGGCCAAGATCGTCGAGGCCGCGCGCAAGCAGCCCGTCTCGGTCTACCGCTACGGCGCCCCCTGGGTATGGATCGTCTCCCAGGACGACTGGCAGGGCGCCCTGCGCGAGGTGGCCAGCTGCGTGCCGCCCGGCCATTCGCTGGCGCTGCTCAAGCCGCGCATCGAGGCATTGCTGGAAGCGCACCAGCCAGCCCTGGCGCTGCTGGCCGAGCAGCAGGGCATGATCATCGCCCCATGCACGCTGATGCACGTGCTGCTGCTACAGCTGCTGTATTCGGTGCCCAGCGAGAAGCAGCTCTACGAGCAGCTCAACTACAACCTGCTGTTCCGCTGGTTCGCAGGCCTCGAACTGAAATCGCGGGTGTGGAACTTCAGCCTGTTCAGCCATGACCTCGGCGTCCTGCTGAGCAGCGCCATGGCCGTTTCGCTGTTGCAGCGCATGGTCGACGAGGTACTCGGCGCAAGCCTGCAGGCCATGCCCGAGTTCAGCCTCAACCTGGCCCTGTTGCACAGCTGGCTGGCCCGCCACCAAGGCCAGCCCGCAACCAGCGACAACCACTAG
- a CDS encoding ShlB/FhaC/HecB family hemolysin secretion/activation protein, with amino-acid sequence MGAGALLCLLAVEVAADEAQRRVEINEYVVRGNTVLDAQAIEEAVYPYLGPDKTLADLEGAREALQKSYQARGYQSVFVELPEQKVEGGVVYLQVSETKVGRVRVVGAKHYSPLEIREQVPALEEGKVPDFAQVQNELATLNRAPGRQVMPLVREGQRPGTMDVDLQVEDKQPWNLSLGLNNDHSADTEKLRSVVSLGYNNLWQAGHSVSLTWFTAPQDRDNAEVWSGSYAAPLNERWTVQFSGYHSDSNVATVGGTNVLGKGHSYGVSAIYNLPGVGAWANALSIGVDFKDFDEQVGLGGSSDKVPLKYAPITLGYTGYRFTEQDQLSLGLSLVAGTRSLLGYGSDDTEFDYKRYRADSSFAALKGDGSYTFDFAGAWQSASKLAFQLASGPLVSNEQFAAGGATSVRGYLAAERTGDDGLLFSQELRTPSIGRYVGSYISDWRFYLFAEGAQLRLQDALPEQDDSYSLASVGVGTRATLNDWLSGSLDWAVPLKDGPNTDKNASRVHFSVQATF; translated from the coding sequence ATGGGCGCAGGGGCGCTGCTGTGCCTGCTGGCGGTCGAGGTGGCCGCGGACGAGGCGCAGCGCCGGGTCGAGATCAACGAGTACGTGGTGCGCGGCAACACCGTGCTCGATGCCCAGGCCATCGAAGAGGCGGTCTATCCCTACCTGGGGCCGGACAAGACCCTGGCCGACCTCGAAGGCGCCCGCGAGGCATTGCAGAAAAGCTATCAGGCCCGTGGCTACCAATCGGTATTCGTCGAGCTGCCCGAACAGAAGGTCGAAGGTGGCGTGGTCTACCTGCAAGTCAGCGAAACCAAGGTCGGACGTGTACGCGTGGTCGGCGCCAAACACTATTCGCCACTGGAGATCCGCGAACAGGTGCCGGCCCTGGAGGAGGGCAAGGTGCCCGATTTCGCCCAGGTACAGAACGAGCTGGCCACCCTCAACCGTGCCCCAGGGCGACAGGTCATGCCGCTGGTGCGCGAAGGCCAGCGCCCGGGCACCATGGACGTCGACCTGCAGGTCGAGGACAAGCAGCCCTGGAACCTGAGCCTGGGCCTGAACAACGACCACAGCGCCGACACCGAGAAGCTGCGCAGTGTCGTCAGCCTGGGCTACAACAACCTCTGGCAGGCCGGCCACAGCGTCTCGCTGACCTGGTTCACCGCGCCCCAGGACCGTGACAACGCCGAGGTCTGGTCCGGGTCCTACGCCGCGCCGCTGAACGAGCGCTGGACCGTGCAGTTCTCCGGCTACCACTCCGACAGCAATGTCGCCACGGTGGGCGGCACCAATGTGCTGGGCAAGGGCCATTCCTACGGCGTTTCGGCGATCTACAACCTGCCGGGCGTCGGCGCCTGGGCCAACGCCCTGTCGATCGGCGTGGACTTCAAGGACTTCGACGAGCAGGTCGGCCTGGGCGGCAGTAGCGACAAAGTCCCGCTCAAGTACGCCCCGATCACCCTGGGCTATACCGGCTACCGCTTTACCGAACAGGACCAGTTGAGCCTCGGCCTGAGCCTGGTGGCCGGAACGCGCAGCCTGCTGGGCTATGGCAGCGACGATACCGAGTTCGATTACAAGCGCTACCGCGCCGACTCCAGCTTCGCCGCGCTCAAGGGCGACGGCAGCTACACCTTCGACTTCGCCGGCGCCTGGCAGAGCGCTTCCAAATTGGCCTTCCAACTGGCCTCGGGGCCGCTGGTGTCGAACGAGCAGTTCGCCGCCGGTGGCGCCACCTCGGTACGCGGCTATCTCGCCGCCGAACGCACCGGGGACGACGGCCTGCTGTTCTCCCAGGAACTGCGCACCCCCTCCATTGGCCGCTACGTCGGCAGCTACATCAGCGACTGGCGCTTCTACCTGTTCGCCGAGGGCGCCCAGTTGCGCCTGCAGGACGCACTGCCCGAACAGGACGACAGCTACAGCCTGGCCAGCGTCGGCGTCGGTACCCGCGCCACGCTCAACGACTGGTTGTCCGGCAGCCTCGACTGGGCCGTGCCGCTCAAGGACGGCCCCAACACCGACAAGAACGCTTCCCGCGTGCACTTCAGCGTGCAGGCGACTTTCTGA
- a CDS encoding DNA repair protein, whose translation MNKGVYRQRCAWLMLALGASLAASASAETLEERLRTQLRSTTQQLQALQSEQAQASAARQAAEQQRDAALGQVRELTAQLAKARGQSEQLAGQQQAVHSQAQALVASSNEQLHKYRQAYDEMLGMARAKESERAGLQAQLAERDGQVQQCQARNQQMYGVAKEMLAAYEKVDIADVMKMRQPFAGSARVRFEELAQAYGDRLYESQFDAPTGVTQ comes from the coding sequence ATGAACAAGGGAGTCTATCGCCAGCGTTGCGCCTGGTTGATGCTGGCGCTGGGCGCAAGCCTGGCCGCCTCGGCGTCGGCCGAAACCCTCGAAGAGCGCCTGCGCACCCAACTGCGCAGCACCACCCAACAGCTGCAGGCCCTGCAGAGCGAGCAGGCCCAGGCCAGCGCCGCCCGCCAGGCGGCGGAACAGCAACGTGACGCGGCCCTGGGCCAGGTGCGCGAGCTGACCGCGCAACTGGCCAAGGCGCGCGGCCAGAGCGAACAGCTCGCCGGCCAGCAGCAGGCCGTGCATAGCCAGGCCCAGGCGCTGGTGGCCAGCAGCAACGAACAACTGCACAAGTACAGGCAGGCCTATGACGAAATGCTGGGCATGGCGCGCGCCAAGGAAAGCGAGCGTGCCGGCCTGCAGGCACAACTGGCCGAGCGCGATGGCCAGGTGCAGCAGTGCCAGGCGCGCAACCAGCAGATGTACGGGGTGGCCAAGGAGATGCTGGCCGCCTACGAGAAGGTCGATATCGCCGATGTGATGAAGATGCGCCAGCCCTTTGCCGGCTCGGCCCGGGTCCGCTTCGAGGAGCTGGCCCAGGCCTATGGCGACAGACTCTACGAAAGCCAGTTCGAC
- a CDS encoding energy transducer TonB family protein translates to MEPKANLRRLLTWAVLAVAGAGLAWLLWQWANDMAGVRREAPKVPAIIPLPPPPPPPPPEPPKEPEPPVEEKIVEPQPVPEAEEVKPAEDAPDPAQDLADPMQMDGDAQAGGDSFNVGAGKGGGMAGGGGGGLGSGTYSQYLAYAFQRLLRDNPELRNLVFNLQAEIWLSAAGEITRVELLRGSGEPEVDAQVLAALRGARALDQRPPANLTLPVKIALQGRRP, encoded by the coding sequence ATGGAACCTAAAGCCAACTTGCGCCGCCTGCTGACCTGGGCCGTGCTCGCCGTCGCTGGCGCGGGCCTGGCCTGGCTGCTGTGGCAGTGGGCCAACGACATGGCCGGGGTGCGCCGCGAGGCGCCCAAGGTGCCGGCGATCATCCCGCTGCCGCCGCCTCCACCACCGCCTCCGCCCGAGCCGCCCAAGGAGCCCGAACCGCCGGTCGAGGAAAAGATCGTCGAGCCGCAGCCGGTACCCGAGGCCGAGGAGGTCAAGCCCGCCGAGGACGCGCCGGACCCAGCCCAGGACCTGGCCGACCCCATGCAGATGGACGGCGACGCCCAAGCGGGCGGCGACAGCTTCAACGTCGGGGCCGGCAAGGGCGGCGGCATGGCCGGTGGCGGCGGTGGCGGCCTGGGCAGCGGCACCTACAGCCAGTACCTGGCCTATGCCTTCCAGCGCCTGCTGCGCGACAACCCCGAGCTGCGCAACCTGGTGTTCAACCTGCAGGCCGAGATCTGGCTCAGCGCCGCCGGCGAGATCACCCGGGTCGAGCTGCTGCGCGGCAGCGGCGAGCCGGAGGTGGACGCCCAGGTGCTCGCCGCCCTGCGCGGCGCCCGCGCCCTCGACCAGCGCCCCCCGGCCAACCTGACCTTGCCGGTGAAGATCGCCCTGCAGGGGCGCCGGCCATGA
- a CDS encoding IS481 family transposase, translated as MPWNARDAMSLREEFVSLANHPGANMRELCRRFGISPQTGYKWLNRFRQEGLLGLKERSRKPAVSPRKTQPGLEEEVIAIRKEHSTWGGRKISHLLDQRICASTVTNVLHRHGLITAEASEAAKPWTRFEREAPNDLWQIDFKGFFQTAQGPCYPLTLIDDHSRFNLVIQACTHQRTGLVMEHLTDLFSRYGLPVQINADNGSPWGAPRNPGELTPLGIWLVRLGIRLTFSRPGHPQTNGKDERFHRTLKAEVLTGRSFRDLREAQEAFDLWRGIYNYKRPHQQLGYKVPADRYQMSRRAFPSRLPPVEYGPDDILVKPYSSQFRFKKRSFRIAKALAGYVLALRRSDQGPDHFDVYFCQHKLRTIDFNNPDGKR; from the coding sequence ATGCCTTGGAACGCGAGAGATGCCATGAGCTTAAGAGAAGAGTTCGTTAGCCTGGCCAATCACCCGGGCGCCAATATGAGGGAGCTATGCCGCCGGTTCGGCATTAGCCCTCAGACGGGTTACAAATGGCTCAATCGATTTCGACAGGAGGGCTTGCTCGGCTTGAAGGAGCGCTCTCGAAAGCCAGCCGTCAGCCCTCGCAAGACTCAGCCTGGGCTAGAAGAGGAAGTGATTGCCATCCGTAAGGAGCACTCCACGTGGGGTGGCCGAAAGATCAGTCACCTGCTTGATCAGCGCATCTGTGCCAGTACCGTAACCAATGTCCTGCATCGGCATGGATTGATCACCGCGGAGGCCTCCGAGGCGGCTAAACCATGGACACGCTTTGAGCGCGAAGCCCCGAATGATCTGTGGCAGATCGATTTTAAAGGTTTCTTCCAAACGGCTCAGGGACCTTGTTATCCGCTGACGCTGATTGATGACCACTCACGCTTTAACCTTGTGATACAGGCCTGCACACATCAGCGCACAGGGTTGGTCATGGAGCACCTGACCGATCTGTTCAGCCGGTATGGACTGCCCGTGCAGATCAACGCGGATAATGGCTCGCCCTGGGGGGCGCCAAGAAATCCCGGAGAACTCACACCGCTAGGTATCTGGCTGGTTCGTCTGGGAATTCGACTGACTTTCAGCAGGCCAGGCCACCCACAAACCAATGGCAAGGATGAGCGATTCCACCGGACGCTCAAGGCCGAGGTACTAACCGGGCGCAGTTTTCGGGATCTGCGAGAAGCGCAAGAAGCTTTCGACCTCTGGCGGGGCATTTACAACTACAAGCGTCCTCATCAGCAGTTGGGCTACAAAGTACCGGCAGATCGCTACCAGATGAGCAGGCGGGCTTTCCCAAGCCGTCTACCGCCCGTTGAATACGGTCCCGATGATATTTTGGTGAAACCCTACAGCAGTCAGTTCCGCTTCAAGAAACGCTCATTTCGGATAGCCAAGGCGCTAGCAGGCTATGTGTTGGCGCTCCGCCGCAGCGATCAAGGGCCTGACCATTTTGATGTTTACTTCTGCCAGCACAAGCTGCGAACCATCGACTTCAACAACCCCGACGGTAAGCGATAA